From Rhodohalobacter mucosus:
CCCAGATGGTGTTCGGGTTGTTGGGGTCGATGGTTATGGACCCGATGGAGTAGGAGCCCTGGTTGTCGAAGATGGGGTCCCAGGTGGTCCCGGCGTTCACGGTTTTCCAGACGTTACCGGAGCCGACGGCCACATACCAGACGCTCTCGTCATCGGGATGGATGTCGATATCGGCGATGCGTCCGCCATTAAAAGCGGGACCGATATTTCGCAGTTCGAGCGCGTTGTAGCTGACGTCCGACACAGACACCTGCCCGAAAAGGCCGGCCGGAAGCCACAGGATAAAGCTTAGAAAAATGAAAAAGAGATGTTTCGGTTTTAAGATCATGAGAATGAGATTTGGTTAAGGGTCGATGGCAGTCATCGTATAAACCGCAATAGAGAGTCGATGTCTCCGGATTCGTCTGATCCTGAATCACGGGGAATCATTATATAGTAAAGATCCGAAAGAAGAGATGAAAAAGTAATTTTTTGAATAGCACCTCTGCCATGGGATGTTTACTGCAGATCATAGGGTATGCAGCAGTTGGTTACCGAATGCCAGGCGAGATTATCGGGGCAGAGAAAAAAGAGAAGAGGGGTTAAATGTCGCTGAGGGAGATACGGTAGGCTCTGAACGTGATATCTCCAAAATCGTTACTCTCTTCTGTAAACAGGTGGCCATTATGGATGGAAATAACGCTTTCATCCGGAAGGGGATCCAGGATTCCTTTTATCCTGCCTGAATCAGAAAATAATGTCCAGGTGGATTCATTTTGTTCATTCAAAAGCGCCATCCATATGCCGTCAGGCAGATCACAAACTACTTTATTGACCAATGGTTTGATTTCCGGCATATCTGCAATAAGTTGATCCCTGTCAATGGAGTTGAAAAGATCATTTGTATCACCGATAAAATCATCGACTTCACTCTCTTTCTCTTCCCTTGTAAGCAGAATGGCAGGGACATCCATGTTGTAATTGGCCAGTTGAGCACCGCTGTTTAAATCGTGTACTTTAAAGCCTACGCTATCGGTTCTGTTATAATAAATGGTGCCCCTGAAGGCGCATATATTATTTCTTGTGTGATATTTGGATGAATAATTAAACATCAAATTTAAAGATCCTTCAGAAGTACTGACACTTAAATCTTGATGTTTTGGAATTTGGAGAACTTTTTTTTCTGTCAATGGTTCGTCAGTAGTGAAAAGAGTCACAGATTCATGTTGACTTTCACTCATTCGTGATGTAGATCTGTGAAGAATAAGTTGATTTGGTGAGTAATAATAGTAATTATCCACTGACATACTAGGCTCCAGAATAAAATCTTGAACATAATTAAACAGATTTTCAGCATAGACGTACAAGGAAAATTTAGCCATTAAATAGTCGTAAAGAGCAACTCTATTACCATCAAGAAGACCAAGATTACTACTCAAGTTCTCTACTTCACCAGGTCCCCTTCCTTCAAGTGACGTAGAACTAAAAAGAGATCCATCAGAATTTACAATATGAAGGGAAATACTTCTTGTATCCAATATGGCGATACGGCCGTCTGCAAGCACCCTGGCATTGGCAAAATTTCCCGCCACCAATTCGTGGTCAGGTCCGATTTCAAACAGTAACTCCTTATCGATAGCCTCTCCATTGATATAGCTGAAATCGTTCACACCTGTACCGGTTTTGTTTGAACCCATATTGCAGGAGATCAGTATCATACTGAACACACATATGATGTGAAATTGTCTCATGCGTTTATTGATTGGTTGAGTGGAATTGATTTAGAACATACGTTCGATCCCTTTTACATTTTTTTTAAAAGATATAGAAGGAGATGAAGATATTTTGCTTCCTTGGGGAAGTTTTGAGTTAATCAGATCAAGGAACTCATTGGCGATCGTTTCGGGATCGTTTAAATCGATATACTCTTCAAAGGTTAATACCATATCTTCAGAAGGAGGAAGCAATTCCCCTTCTGTTTCATATGGGATCTCCAGTGATGATAAAAGGAACTGAACGCCGCCCTCAGAATCCGTGACTTCCAGAATTAATCCAGGCAGGCCATTGAACTTCCAGGGCCCTGCATTGATATTGATTTCCGGTGTATACCACGCTGTATAGGATCTTCCCCTGAATGCTGTCTCGGCCTTGTATGCTTTATAGTCCATTATGATCTTGCTTTCATCTGTCAGGGACCAATTAAATATGTCTATTTCTTCCAAGACTATACATTTTTGATAGCGCCCGTTTCTAAAAATATTTCTCCTTGATTTAATTTGTTTTGTTGTCCTGTCAATATGTACAAAATAAGAGAGTGAATCCTTTGGTGGTTGAAAATCAAATCCAAAATTAATCGAAGGGGTTAATTCACTATTACGCATTGATAAACTGTCAGAATTTAACTGCACGCGATTTTCATTTCTAATTGCGTAAAAAACTGAATGATTTTTGGCATCAAAGAAAAGATAACCTTCCATTTCTTGATGATCTTCAGCCTCTAAAATTGTTACATAAGTAACTTTACCATTTTCTTGAGAGTATGAAGTGTTATTAAAAACTATAATAAATAAAAGTGCGACAATGCATATTTTTAATGATTCCATTTTGTATAATATTGTATTTTAATAAATAAATAGAGCAATTCTTAAAAGAATTGCTCTTGAAAGCACTTGATTAAATAAATATTGAATTGTGTACTTCTTAGAATCCAAATTCCCAAAGTGCTTTTAACTTTAGCTTTGTACAATCCCACCAACCTACGTCATGTAATGTCAATTCTATATCCATGTCATCTGTTTTAACCCTAATCACACAATCACGGGCTTCAGATAAGTAAATAGAACTTGCATTGCACAAAGCTGAAGTGCTTTGCTGAACTTCCAAAAAAGAAACGTTGCTAGCTAATGTGATTTTTAGATCCTCACCTGATGTTGGTTTAATTGTGAATCCTGATAGAATCAGAAATAAAAATGATATAACTACCAGAAATCGATATTTACATATTTGATTCATGATTCTTTTGGTTCAGTTTGTTTGTCAGTTATACTTTTAAGAATAGCAATTGCTGTTTCTACACAATCCTCGCCCTTTATTTTAAACTTGAAGTCCTTAAAGGTGACTGTTCCTATATCAGTTTCTATGGTTCCATTTAATGTGACTTCACAATGCTCTTCTCCGTCGTACTCAAATTCAAATTTGAAATCAATAAATTTTATATCATTAATTTTTCTTTCTGAAAAAGTCTCACTTGGTAAAACTTGTGAAGCACAACTCGTTATATCTATTTGAACTGTTGTATGTACTGTACTGTTTACTTTTGCGAAAACAGTCGAAATCGATGTTAGAATAAACATTAAAAGTATAAATATACATGCTATCTTTTTCATCTTTATACCTCTCTTTATTATTTATTTTAGGTTATAACAGATACTCTCGATTATTTAAATACCTGTCAGTCTGCCATCAATAAATAGGATTTAAAAATATTTGACAAGTATAAGCTATCGTCAATTTCAGTATATATGTCGCCATATTCGGTAAACACTGTATACTTTTGCAGCTCATTGAGCCTGATAGTATCATGGATATGCTTCTCCTTGAGGAGTTTTTCTTTTAACTCCGTAAATGTGATTCCATAATAGCGTTTCAGGAATTTATACAGTGAATCGCTTGTAGTGCCCACACCGGAGTCTATGGCTACCTCAATACTTGAGATATCAATGCCTTTTTCCATAATGAGTGCTACAATGGTTTTGTATCGTACATCACGGATGATTCTGCTCGGCGACTTGCTGTAGATCTGGTTCATTTTTTTCCTGAGCCATTCCGGTGACACACAGGCCGCTTCTGCCCAGTCAGAAACATATCGTATCCCCGAGATATCGTGAATCAGGATATGAAGAGTCTCAGAGGATTTATGCAGGTCCAGTTCCCGGTTCTTCATTCTATTTCATCGTTTTATACTTCCTGTATATCTGTAAGAACTGGGAAATGGCATTTCCTTACAGACTTTTTTCAGATTTGATAATTATTCCAGGTATATAGATTGTGAAAGATTTTCATAATGAATAGACAGGAATGCATAACAGTCATCTGAACGACATATGAATCTGTTTTCCTGATACCTCTGAACGTTACTGCATCCGCTTCAGCTGATAACCGGATTTCGGCGGAAAGGTCACCTGATACTGATCAGGGCAGGAAGGTATTCAAATTGAACCTGATTGTCATTTGAACAGGAAAGGGCAAAAAAAACCGCTTCATCCTTTGGGACAAAGCGGTTTGTGAATAGTCTGAACTAAAAAAGAAGCTCTAAGCCAAATTCTCCAGCACGTTTATCTTCTTTCTTTACACTAGAGGGCACTTTGTTCTGCCGGTGCGTCTGCTGATTATTCCAGACTCTGAACAATCGCACGGTGCCGGATATAGTGCCTCAGTGCGAGCAGGTCGTCATCGCTCAGTTCCCTGAACGCGGGCATGCCCATCGTTACATTGCCTCCGTCTTTTACAATGAGATCAAAAGCGGCTTCACTCATGGTAATGGGCGACTCACGTAAATCCGGCGCCATGCCGCCCGAATAGGCATCCGGCCCGTGGCATCCGTCGCATTTTGCATAGAGGATTTCGCCC
This genomic window contains:
- a CDS encoding GLPGLI family protein — translated: MESLKICIVALLFIIVFNNTSYSQENGKVTYVTILEAEDHQEMEGYLFFDAKNHSVFYAIRNENRVQLNSDSLSMRNSELTPSINFGFDFQPPKDSLSYFVHIDRTTKQIKSRRNIFRNGRYQKCIVLEEIDIFNWSLTDESKIIMDYKAYKAETAFRGRSYTAWYTPEININAGPWKFNGLPGLILEVTDSEGGVQFLLSSLEIPYETEGELLPPSEDMVLTFEEYIDLNDPETIANEFLDLINSKLPQGSKISSSPSISFKKNVKGIERMF